In the genome of Epinephelus lanceolatus isolate andai-2023 chromosome 18, ASM4190304v1, whole genome shotgun sequence, one region contains:
- the b9d1 gene encoding B9 domain-containing protein 1 isoform X2 produces MAAVNPSVFLLTVNGQIEGANFPEYDNLYCKYCFVYGHDWAPTAGLEEGITQITCKGSQSSHKLIWNFPLETTFKSTNPSGWPQLVVSVYGPDVFGNDVVRGYGATHIPFTPGQHTRTIPMFVPEPTWRLQKFTSWLLGRRPEYTDPKVVAQGEGREGNHTSHG; encoded by the exons ATGGCGGCAGTCAACCCGTCGGTGTTTCTTCTCACGGTGAACGGacaaattgagggagcaaac TTTCCAGAGTATGACAACTTGTATTGCAAGTATTGTTTTGTCTACGGCCACGACTGGGCTCCCACCGCG GGTTTGGAGGAAGGCATCACTCAGATAACATGTAAAGGCAGTCAGTCCTCACACAAATTAATATGGAACTTCCCACTGGAGACAACGTTTAAGAGCACAAATCCCTCTGGAT GGCCTCAGCTTGTGGTGAGTGTGTACGGTCCAGATGTGTTTGGCAATGATGTGGTCAGGGGCTATGGAGCAACACACATCCCCTTCACACCTGGACA ACATACACGAACCATCCCCATGTTTGTTCCCGAGCCCACGTGGAGACTTCAGAAATTCACGAG CTGGCTGTTGGGACGGCGGCCAGAGTACACAGACCCTAAAGTAGTGGCCCAGGGTGAAGGCAGAGAAg gaaatcatacttcccatgggtga